From Chromohalobacter canadensis, one genomic window encodes:
- a CDS encoding methyl-accepting chemotaxis protein: MKLLHRLSLGQKFTLTLIVPLAVLVWFAMMGALERERTMSSMARLETLAELASRAGALVHQLQRERGMSAGYLGSEGESFGDAIQDQRRDTDERLASFEKAFAAVDADTLGGRIADRFGSAREQLEGLTRQRGDVDDLSAETASAIGYYTTINDLLLGGVAALADTTGNGELVQRLGAFYALQEVKERAGIERALLSNAFAADAFNPDLYRRYLTLLGEESAFDETFRSLATPSLIEALETRMASPVVEEVMAMRDTAVQRGVEGGFDISPTTWFDKQTERIDLLNEVALQGGEGLVAAATELRQQARQAFWGYVIGALVALGIAITLAIVVTRSIVVPLKRTLRTLAEREGDLTQRLDVWGNDELAQLNRAFNASTDDIERVVVNIKRSAESVNSASGEIAQGNQDLAQRTEEQSSSIVETASSMEEITSTVKQTADSATQARDLTERLEGEAREGGEVAGHTREAMVSIKESNQQVTSIVEAIDQIAFQTNLLALNASVEAARAGEHGRGFAVVAEEVRTLAQRCADEASQIRTLVGTNVANIDRGEQLASDANDRMSAISEGVQQMAQFVAEIASASQEQSSGVEQVNQAVSQLEEVTQRNAALVEQAAAASKSLDEEAEGMAQVVGRFKVAEPARGERLLAS, from the coding sequence ATGATGGGGGCGCTCGAACGTGAGCGGACCATGAGCAGCATGGCACGCTTGGAAACCCTGGCCGAGCTTGCCAGTCGCGCCGGGGCGTTAGTGCATCAGCTACAGCGCGAGCGCGGTATGAGCGCGGGCTATCTGGGCAGTGAAGGTGAGTCCTTCGGCGATGCTATCCAGGATCAGCGTCGCGACACCGACGAGCGCTTGGCCTCCTTCGAAAAGGCCTTTGCCGCGGTGGATGCCGACACGCTAGGCGGGCGTATCGCAGACCGCTTTGGTTCGGCGCGCGAGCAGTTGGAGGGGCTGACTCGCCAGCGTGGCGATGTCGATGACCTAAGCGCCGAAACCGCCTCGGCCATCGGTTATTACACCACTATCAACGACCTGCTGCTGGGCGGTGTCGCGGCACTTGCCGATACCACCGGCAATGGTGAGCTAGTGCAGCGTCTGGGGGCGTTCTACGCCTTGCAGGAAGTCAAGGAGCGCGCGGGGATCGAGCGAGCCTTGCTGTCCAATGCTTTCGCTGCCGATGCATTCAATCCTGATTTGTATCGCCGTTATCTGACCCTGTTGGGCGAAGAGAGCGCGTTCGACGAGACGTTTCGGTCGCTGGCAACGCCGTCGTTGATCGAAGCCTTGGAAACACGCATGGCAAGCCCCGTGGTGGAAGAGGTGATGGCGATGCGTGATACCGCCGTGCAGCGCGGTGTCGAGGGTGGTTTCGATATCTCGCCGACGACTTGGTTCGACAAGCAAACCGAGCGGATCGATTTGCTCAATGAAGTGGCACTACAGGGAGGCGAGGGACTGGTGGCCGCCGCCACCGAGCTGCGGCAACAGGCGCGTCAGGCCTTCTGGGGCTATGTGATCGGGGCGCTGGTGGCGCTGGGTATCGCCATTACCCTGGCTATCGTCGTCACGCGAAGCATCGTGGTGCCGCTCAAGCGCACGCTCCGTACCCTCGCCGAGCGCGAGGGGGACCTCACGCAGCGGCTAGACGTCTGGGGCAACGACGAACTGGCCCAGCTCAATCGTGCCTTCAATGCCTCGACCGATGACATCGAGCGCGTGGTCGTCAATATCAAGCGCAGCGCCGAGAGTGTGAACAGCGCGAGCGGAGAGATCGCGCAAGGCAACCAAGATCTCGCCCAGCGCACCGAGGAACAATCATCGTCCATTGTTGAGACCGCTTCGAGCATGGAGGAGATTACCTCTACCGTGAAGCAGACGGCGGATTCGGCCACCCAGGCCCGCGATCTCACCGAGCGACTCGAGGGAGAAGCGCGTGAGGGCGGCGAGGTTGCCGGGCACACGCGTGAAGCGATGGTTTCGATAAAGGAGTCCAACCAGCAGGTGACCAGCATCGTCGAAGCCATCGACCAAATTGCCTTTCAGACCAACCTCCTGGCGCTCAATGCCTCGGTGGAAGCAGCGCGCGCCGGCGAGCATGGGCGAGGTTTCGCGGTCGTGGCGGAGGAGGTACGCACATTGGCACAGCGTTGCGCCGACGAGGCCAGTCAAATCCGCACCTTGGTGGGCACTAATGTGGCCAACATCGATCGCGGAGAACAGCTGGCCAGCGATGCCAATGACCGGATGAGTGCCATCTCTGAGGGCGTGCAACAAATGGCGCAATTCGTCGCGGAAATCGCCAGTGCCTCGCAGGAGCAATCGTCGGGGGTTGAGCAGGTCAATCAGGCGGTTTCGCAACTCGAGGAAGTCACCCAGCGCAACGCGGCCCTTGTCGAACAGGCGGCGGCTGCCAGTAAATCGCTGGATGAGGAAGCCGAAGGCATGGCGCAAGTGGTGGGGCGTTTCAAGGTGGCTGAGCCCGCGCGTGGTGAGCGCTTGCTGGCCTCATGA
- a CDS encoding TerC/Alx family metal homeostasis membrane protein has protein sequence MHVPLWVWLATVAGIIALFVFDFVFHVRKPHEPSFKEAAAWSCVFIAIAIAFGAGLWWVWGPQRGAEYFAGFITEKSLSVDNLFVFVIIMAKFAVPRVHQQKALLIGIVIALIMRGIFIAVGAAAIHQFSWVFYIFGAFLLWTAYKLGKESFEDSDEEEEYRPNLAVRLVQRWLPVTNEYHGKQLLAKVDGKRVVTPLFMVIVALGFTDLLFALDSIPAIYGLTREPYIVFTTNAFALLGLLQLYFLLGGLLSRLVYLGLGLSVILAFIGVKLVLEALHENTLPFINGGHPIESIPEIPIWLSMTIIVGALVVTGVASLIKDRRDRARV, from the coding sequence ATGCACGTCCCCCTGTGGGTATGGCTGGCCACTGTGGCTGGCATTATCGCGCTGTTCGTTTTCGATTTCGTCTTTCACGTTCGCAAGCCGCACGAGCCGAGCTTCAAGGAAGCGGCGGCATGGTCGTGCGTATTCATCGCCATCGCCATTGCATTCGGTGCCGGGCTCTGGTGGGTATGGGGACCGCAGCGCGGCGCCGAGTACTTCGCCGGCTTTATCACCGAAAAGAGCCTCTCGGTAGATAATCTGTTCGTGTTCGTGATCATCATGGCCAAGTTCGCGGTGCCACGGGTGCATCAGCAGAAAGCGCTGTTGATCGGCATCGTCATCGCCTTGATCATGCGCGGCATCTTCATCGCCGTGGGCGCGGCGGCGATCCATCAATTCAGTTGGGTATTCTATATCTTCGGCGCCTTCCTGCTGTGGACGGCCTACAAGCTGGGTAAGGAAAGCTTCGAGGACAGCGACGAAGAAGAGGAATATCGCCCCAACCTGGCCGTGCGCCTGGTGCAGCGCTGGTTGCCCGTCACCAATGAATATCACGGTAAGCAGCTGCTGGCGAAAGTCGACGGCAAGCGTGTGGTGACGCCGCTTTTCATGGTGATCGTGGCACTGGGCTTTACCGATCTCTTGTTCGCGCTGGATTCCATCCCGGCCATCTATGGGCTTACGCGTGAGCCGTATATCGTCTTTACGACTAATGCCTTCGCCTTGCTGGGGCTGCTACAGCTCTATTTTCTACTCGGTGGCTTGCTGTCACGCTTGGTCTATCTGGGCCTGGGGCTGTCGGTGATACTGGCTTTCATCGGTGTCAAACTGGTGCTCGAGGCGTTGCACGAGAACACGCTGCCGTTCATCAACGGCGGCCATCCCATCGAATCGATCCCCGAGATTCCCATCTGGTTGTCGATGACCATCATCGTCGGCGCGCTGGTGGTTACGGGCGTGGCGAGCTTGATCAAGGATCGCCGCGACCGGGCGCGCGTCTGA
- a CDS encoding LTA synthase family protein: MLRWWLTLLLVNAALIATALPRLGVAAMPWLALEGLILVGALSLWPSRRLTRRSLAYGSAALIVLALACALGDAITQEIQGRPLNLYLDPSQVPILLELLRDNLSLPVSIALVIATLLALLVIGLGLGHLLASLPRHGAPRRCAWGTLVFGVGLALLGLWRDTTTFGTPGITLLTDQATRAYETRASLRDFDARLAARESPLDAPDGQPLPGLAETDVILAFVESYGMAALEREPFAEPVNARLDAMAKAFAQAGLSVASSRIASPTLGGQSRLAHASVLSGLWVSSPLRYTRLLESPRATLIDDFERTGQTSVAMMPAIYRDWPAGRRLGYDEIHDDARLDYRGPRLGWVTIPDQFVWHRLRQVRREHRDPLFAELALISSHAPWVPVLEPLPWDELDNGEAFARWEGEGSNFLELWGDNAGMRQRYGPALAYSLAVAGEYAERYVDDETLLILLGDHQAAPGMLGVTPNKEVPIHVISGDPALISPLLEHGFQRGMQPGHDTPARSMAELRGLLHTLYGGSDT; this comes from the coding sequence ATGCTTCGCTGGTGGCTGACACTGCTCCTCGTCAATGCCGCGCTCATCGCTACGGCACTCCCCCGTTTAGGCGTCGCCGCCATGCCCTGGCTAGCGCTGGAGGGCCTTATCCTGGTCGGCGCGCTGAGCCTGTGGCCCTCGCGGCGCCTCACACGCCGGTCGTTGGCATACGGCAGTGCCGCGCTGATCGTGCTGGCACTGGCCTGTGCGCTGGGCGATGCGATCACCCAAGAGATCCAGGGTCGGCCGCTCAATCTCTATCTCGATCCCTCGCAGGTACCGATCCTGCTGGAATTGTTGCGCGACAACCTGAGCCTACCGGTGAGTATCGCACTGGTGATTGCGACGCTCTTGGCGCTGCTGGTCATCGGCCTCGGATTGGGGCACCTACTGGCGAGCCTGCCGCGCCACGGCGCACCTCGCCGCTGCGCCTGGGGCACGCTGGTGTTCGGCGTGGGGCTGGCGCTTCTCGGCCTATGGCGAGATACGACGACCTTCGGCACGCCCGGCATTACGCTGCTCACCGACCAGGCCACTCGCGCCTATGAAACTCGAGCATCGCTGCGCGATTTCGACGCACGTCTGGCGGCGCGTGAATCCCCGCTCGACGCACCGGACGGCCAGCCCTTGCCCGGCCTCGCCGAGACCGATGTCATCCTGGCATTCGTGGAATCCTACGGCATGGCCGCGCTCGAACGTGAGCCCTTCGCCGAACCAGTGAACGCCCGCCTCGACGCCATGGCCAAGGCCTTCGCGCAAGCCGGACTCAGCGTGGCCAGCAGCCGGATTGCCTCACCCACGCTCGGCGGGCAGTCACGCCTGGCGCATGCCAGTGTACTCAGCGGCTTATGGGTAAGTTCACCGCTGCGCTACACGCGATTGCTCGAAAGCCCACGTGCCACCTTGATCGACGACTTCGAACGCACCGGGCAAACCAGCGTGGCCATGATGCCAGCGATCTACCGGGATTGGCCGGCGGGGCGGCGCCTGGGCTACGACGAAATCCACGACGACGCGCGGCTCGACTATCGCGGTCCGCGCCTGGGCTGGGTGACGATACCCGACCAGTTCGTCTGGCACCGCCTGCGCCAGGTACGCCGCGAACATCGCGACCCACTGTTCGCCGAGCTGGCGCTGATCAGCAGCCATGCGCCTTGGGTGCCGGTGCTCGAACCGCTGCCCTGGGACGAGCTCGACAACGGCGAAGCCTTCGCGCGCTGGGAAGGCGAAGGCAGCAACTTCCTCGAACTCTGGGGGGACAACGCCGGCATGCGACAACGCTACGGCCCTGCGCTGGCGTATTCGCTGGCAGTCGCCGGGGAATACGCCGAGCGTTACGTGGACGATGAGACCCTACTGATCCTGCTTGGCGATCATCAGGCCGCGCCGGGCATGCTGGGTGTCACGCCCAACAAAGAAGTGCCGATTCACGTCATCAGTGGCGACCCTGCGCTGATTTCGCCACTACTCGAGCATGGCTTCCAACGCGGGATGCAGCCAGGGCACGACACGCCCGCGCGCTCGATGGCCGAGCTACGTGGCTTGCTGCACACGCTATACGGGGGCAGCGACACCTGA
- a CDS encoding SLC13 family permease: MPFDAWLTLAIVAASFLLMAMSRLGPDVILMGAVIALFGAGVINADEALAGFSNTGLFTVAFMYILVASIRETGGIDLLIRYVLGRPRNELGAQARLLLPVSATSAFLNNTPVVATFLPAVLSWSRRLRLPAHRLLMPLSFASILGGTCSLLGTSTNLVVDGLLRERYPERALHLFDIAWVGVPVALVGLAYLMLVGRWLLPKRRTASDVFENPREYTIEMQVDPQGPIVDKSVEEAGLRHLEGLFLVEIERDGNVVSVVGRGERLKANDRLVFAGTTEAAVELQQIRGLRPTGQGQSNLKKSFAERRLVEAVVSEQCQFLGRRLREGHFRTFYGASVLAVCRHGERVSGNLGQIQLQPADVLLMEVRPAFVERHRQSRDFLLISELNGQARPHHERAWVAWSIMLGVVALAAFGVLSLLKAAMLGAALVLMTGCCTIGAARRGLDTQVLLTIAAAFGLGAAMESSGAASALAQVALALADGNPYLLLIGTYLVVALLTEIVTNNAAAVISFPIVTGAAQQLGVDIMPFVIVVMFAASASFLTPIGYQTNLMVYGPGGYRFSDYLRVGGGLSVLVGVMTLVLTPMVWPF, encoded by the coding sequence ATGCCATTCGATGCTTGGCTGACGCTGGCCATTGTGGCGGCGTCTTTTCTGTTGATGGCGATGAGTCGCCTCGGCCCGGACGTGATTCTCATGGGCGCGGTGATCGCGCTGTTCGGTGCTGGCGTCATCAATGCTGACGAGGCCCTGGCCGGCTTTTCCAACACGGGCCTTTTCACCGTGGCCTTTATGTACATCCTCGTGGCCAGCATACGCGAGACGGGCGGCATCGACCTGCTCATCCGCTACGTGCTGGGGCGTCCGCGCAACGAGCTGGGCGCTCAGGCGCGATTGCTGCTTCCCGTCTCGGCGACCAGCGCTTTTCTCAACAACACGCCGGTGGTGGCGACGTTTCTGCCTGCGGTGCTGAGTTGGAGCCGGCGTTTGCGTTTGCCGGCACATCGCTTGCTGATGCCGCTGAGCTTCGCCTCGATTCTGGGCGGTACCTGTTCGCTGCTCGGCACCAGCACCAATCTGGTGGTCGATGGCCTGCTGCGCGAGCGCTATCCCGAGCGGGCCCTGCATCTGTTCGATATCGCCTGGGTCGGTGTGCCCGTCGCTCTGGTGGGGCTGGCCTATCTAATGCTGGTGGGGCGCTGGTTGCTGCCCAAACGCCGCACCGCATCGGATGTCTTCGAGAACCCGCGTGAGTACACCATCGAGATGCAGGTCGACCCGCAAGGTCCCATCGTCGACAAGAGCGTCGAGGAGGCCGGGCTGCGTCATCTCGAGGGGTTGTTTCTGGTCGAGATCGAGCGCGATGGGAATGTCGTCTCGGTAGTGGGGCGCGGCGAGCGTCTCAAGGCCAATGACCGGTTGGTGTTTGCCGGGACGACGGAGGCGGCGGTGGAGCTTCAGCAGATTCGTGGTCTGCGACCCACCGGGCAGGGGCAGTCGAACCTCAAGAAGTCCTTCGCCGAACGGCGCCTGGTCGAAGCGGTGGTTTCCGAACAGTGCCAATTTCTGGGGCGACGTCTGCGCGAGGGGCATTTTCGTACCTTCTACGGCGCCTCGGTGCTGGCGGTTTGTCGCCATGGTGAGCGGGTATCCGGCAATCTGGGGCAGATCCAGCTACAGCCGGCGGACGTGCTGCTCATGGAGGTGCGCCCGGCGTTCGTCGAGCGGCATCGTCAGTCGCGGGATTTCTTGCTGATCAGCGAGCTCAACGGTCAGGCACGGCCGCACCATGAACGGGCCTGGGTGGCGTGGAGCATCATGCTGGGCGTGGTCGCCTTGGCGGCGTTCGGCGTGTTGAGCCTGCTAAAGGCGGCGATGCTCGGCGCCGCCCTGGTGCTGATGACGGGCTGCTGCACGATTGGCGCGGCGCGACGGGGGCTGGATACGCAAGTGTTGCTGACCATCGCCGCCGCATTCGGTCTGGGGGCGGCGATGGAAAGTTCCGGCGCCGCCTCGGCCTTGGCCCAGGTCGCCTTGGCTCTGGCTGATGGCAATCCGTATTTGTTGCTGATCGGTACCTATCTGGTGGTGGCGCTTTTGACCGAGATCGTCACCAACAACGCGGCGGCGGTGATTAGTTTTCCTATCGTCACCGGCGCCGCGCAGCAATTGGGTGTGGATATCATGCCGTTCGTGATCGTGGTGATGTTCGCCGCCTCGGCGAGCTTTCTGACCCCTATCGGCTATCAGACCAACTTGATGGTCTATGGGCCCGGCGGGTATCGGTTCAGCGATTATTTGCGTGTCGGCGGCGGGTTAAGTGTGCTGGTCGGCGTGATGACGCTGGTACTGACGCCGATGGTCTGGCCGTTCTAG
- a CDS encoding alpha/beta hydrolase: protein MADSSPLIIEPRHRAADATVILLHGLGADGHDFEPLVPALPLDDSLAVRFILPHAPRMSVTVNGGMEMPAWYDILDMNLGRRIDEAQLKASADRVHALIDAEIAKGIDSRRIVVAGFSQGGAVAYHAALTYPQPLAGLLALSTYFATAESIQLSEANRALPIEVHHGSFDPVVPETLGHEGAERAEALGYAVNYRTYPMQHALCPEQIGDIGQWLNARLGVERV, encoded by the coding sequence ATGGCCGATTCTTCGCCACTGATCATCGAACCCCGCCACCGTGCCGCCGATGCGACGGTGATTCTGTTGCATGGACTGGGGGCCGATGGCCACGATTTCGAGCCGCTGGTGCCGGCCTTGCCGCTGGACGACTCACTGGCTGTGCGCTTCATCCTGCCGCATGCGCCACGCATGTCGGTGACAGTGAACGGCGGCATGGAGATGCCGGCGTGGTATGACATCCTCGACATGAACCTGGGCCGACGCATCGACGAGGCGCAGCTCAAGGCCTCGGCGGACAGGGTGCATGCGCTGATCGATGCCGAGATCGCCAAGGGTATCGATAGCCGCCGGATTGTCGTTGCCGGGTTCTCTCAGGGCGGGGCAGTGGCCTACCACGCGGCATTGACGTATCCCCAGCCGCTGGCGGGCCTGTTGGCGCTTTCGACCTATTTCGCCACGGCCGAGTCGATCCAGCTCAGCGAGGCCAATCGTGCGCTGCCCATCGAGGTGCATCACGGCAGCTTCGACCCGGTAGTCCCCGAGACCTTGGGCCACGAGGGCGCCGAGCGGGCCGAGGCGCTGGGCTATGCGGTGAATTACCGTACCTATCCCATGCAGCATGCGCTGTGCCCCGA